One Bacteroidota bacterium genomic region harbors:
- a CDS encoding Rne/Rng family ribonuclease — MQKEIIIHATQDQTRVALVENGELVELFVESPQNVRTVGDIHVGRVRRVMPGLRAAFIDIGKSQDAFLHFSDITPTLLDFLRLLGQDPQPNPRLYPEKNGASAPLWTYLREAQPIAVQIMKEPIGRKGPRVSTDISLPGRFFVLMPFTDLVAVSKKITAYRERRRLQALARSLLPPGFGVIVRTVSEGKDARALDQDLQNLLRTWRQIEARMRSATPPERVYEDASMVSSVIRDLFTEDFDRILVDEAELYRQIKAYVRQVAPHMEGCVQLYRGRKPIFDYAGIQRAVASVFSRRVELPSGGHIVIEHTEAMHVIDVNSGPYAPKRDQEENALQTNLEAAREIARQLRLRDLGGIIVVDFIDLRDERNRKKVYEELKKEFTKDRAKTSVLPMSEFGLVQITRQRVRPGLLHALGDPCPACGGMGVVQSTTSFVMDIENWIRRFRTKAQERTIELHVHPYVRAFLTKGLWNYPLRWLLRHWVRVRVVANPELSMTQFRFLLPDSGEDVTARYGAEERPSSPLAPSSQQEAATPRAEIPSSRKRRSQRREGSLGRSPTAADSSSRVDSP, encoded by the coding sequence ATGCAAAAGGAGATCATCATCCACGCTACGCAGGATCAAACCCGCGTAGCGCTTGTAGAGAACGGAGAGCTGGTTGAGCTTTTCGTAGAGAGCCCCCAAAACGTACGCACAGTCGGGGATATCCACGTGGGGCGGGTGCGACGCGTAATGCCCGGGCTGCGCGCCGCCTTCATCGATATCGGGAAAAGCCAAGACGCCTTTTTGCACTTCTCCGACATCACCCCTACGCTCCTGGATTTCCTGCGCCTGCTCGGCCAAGATCCTCAGCCCAATCCCCGCTTGTATCCAGAAAAGAATGGCGCCAGCGCACCCCTGTGGACGTACCTCAGAGAAGCTCAGCCCATCGCGGTCCAGATCATGAAGGAGCCCATCGGGCGCAAAGGCCCTCGGGTCAGCACCGATATCTCTTTGCCCGGACGCTTCTTTGTGCTGATGCCCTTTACGGACCTCGTGGCCGTATCCAAGAAAATCACGGCCTATAGGGAGCGTAGACGCCTACAAGCCCTCGCCCGCAGCCTCTTGCCCCCGGGCTTCGGGGTTATCGTGCGCACTGTCTCCGAGGGCAAGGACGCGCGGGCGCTTGATCAAGACCTGCAGAACCTGTTACGCACCTGGCGGCAGATCGAAGCCCGCATGCGTTCGGCTACGCCGCCGGAACGCGTATACGAGGATGCTAGCATGGTCTCAAGCGTAATTCGGGATCTGTTCACGGAAGACTTCGACCGCATCCTCGTAGACGAAGCCGAACTGTACCGCCAAATCAAGGCCTACGTACGCCAGGTAGCCCCTCATATGGAGGGGTGCGTGCAACTGTACAGGGGCAGAAAGCCCATCTTCGACTACGCGGGCATCCAGCGCGCCGTAGCATCCGTTTTCAGCCGCCGCGTTGAGCTGCCCAGCGGGGGGCATATCGTGATCGAACACACGGAGGCGATGCACGTGATCGACGTAAACTCCGGCCCCTACGCCCCCAAACGGGATCAGGAGGAGAACGCGCTGCAGACGAACCTAGAAGCCGCGCGCGAGATCGCACGCCAACTCAGGCTCCGCGATCTGGGTGGGATTATCGTGGTGGACTTCATCGACCTGCGCGATGAGCGGAACCGCAAGAAAGTCTATGAGGAGCTCAAAAAAGAGTTCACCAAAGATCGGGCCAAAACGAGCGTGCTGCCCATGAGCGAGTTCGGCCTGGTGCAGATCACGCGCCAGCGCGTTCGTCCGGGCCTGCTGCACGCCTTAGGCGATCCTTGCCCTGCTTGCGGTGGGATGGGCGTGGTCCAATCCACCACGTCCTTTGTTATGGACATCGAGAATTGGATACGCCGCTTCCGGACGAAGGCCCAGGAGCGCACCATCGAACTGCACGTACATCCGTATGTGCGCGCCTTCCTGACCAAGGGGCTGTGGAACTATCCGCTGCGCTGGCTACTGCGCCACTGGGTGCGCGTGCGCGTGGTGGCCAACCCCGAGCTAAGCATGACGCAGTTTCGCTTTCTCCTACCCGATAGCGGCGAGGACGTCACCGCTCGCTACGGAGCCGAAGAACGCCCTTCTTCG
- the obgE gene encoding GTPase ObgE: MFIDRVKLFVKAGDGGHGAVAFRREKYVPRGGPAGGDGGDGGSVFLEGDPQLNTLLHLYWTPHHKAERGESGKGSCQHGRKGRDVILRVPLGTVVRDAETGAILGEILEAGQRLCVARGGRGGRGNAHFKSPTRQTPRYAEPGEPGQERTLWLDLKLLADVGLVGQPNAGKSTLLAALSAARPKIADYPFTTLSPVLGVVSYRDFRSFVMADIPGIIEGAHQGRGLGLDFLRHIERTRVLLLLIPAISPDPEAEYRMLLQELKAYNPGLLARPRLVALSKMDLVEKLPEPLPSDVPLCPISAVTGRGLEELKDHLWRLLQGVPKGLSP, encoded by the coding sequence ATGTTTATCGATCGCGTAAAGCTCTTCGTGAAAGCCGGTGACGGGGGCCATGGGGCGGTGGCCTTTCGGCGGGAAAAGTATGTGCCCCGCGGGGGACCGGCCGGCGGCGACGGAGGCGATGGCGGAAGCGTGTTTTTGGAGGGCGATCCACAACTCAACACGCTGCTGCATCTTTACTGGACGCCGCATCACAAAGCGGAGCGAGGAGAAAGCGGAAAAGGCTCCTGCCAACACGGCCGAAAGGGTCGGGACGTGATCCTGCGCGTGCCCTTGGGCACCGTGGTGCGGGATGCGGAAACCGGGGCGATCCTGGGCGAGATCCTCGAAGCCGGTCAACGCCTGTGCGTGGCCCGAGGCGGCCGCGGAGGGCGGGGCAACGCGCACTTTAAAAGCCCAACCCGTCAGACCCCTCGTTACGCGGAGCCAGGGGAGCCGGGCCAAGAGCGCACCCTTTGGCTGGATCTTAAGCTCTTAGCCGATGTGGGGCTGGTCGGTCAGCCCAACGCGGGCAAGTCCACGCTGCTGGCCGCGCTTTCGGCCGCGCGACCCAAGATCGCCGACTATCCCTTTACCACGCTTTCGCCTGTGCTGGGGGTGGTGTCGTACCGGGACTTCCGTTCGTTTGTGATGGCAGACATCCCCGGGATTATCGAGGGAGCTCATCAGGGGCGAGGTCTGGGCCTGGATTTCCTGCGGCACATCGAACGCACGCGCGTGCTGCTGCTTTTGATTCCGGCTATCAGCCCCGATCCCGAAGCCGAATATCGCATGCTGCTACAGGAGCTAAAGGCCTACAACCCAGGTTTGCTAGCGCGGCCCCGCCTGGTGGCCCTCTCCAAGATGGATCTCGTCGAGAAGCTTCCTGAACCTTTGCCTTCTGATGTGCCCCTTTGTCCAATCAGCGCCGTTACGGGTCGGGGCCTGGAAGAGTTAAAAGACCACTTGTGGCGGCTTCTGCAGGGTGTTCCCAAAGGTCTGAGCCCATGA
- a CDS encoding zinc-dependent peptidase: protein MRYRWLLWRTQLGFHGTLLSLLVGGIAALGWLSGWTALYGLALATALLYGGWLYRRWFRLKRALARPFPARWRALLERIPLYAGLGEEERARFETLVLLFLAEHRFEGVDGIEPTDEQRLLVAAGGAALLLGRPYWSLPRTPTILFYPGPFDEQFQVRSRAPLLGQVYGQGPVLLSLPAVESEWFQRDGQNVVLHELAHLLDLDGQEADGVPRHLERTSIGRWRALLAEVRQRVREGRSPLRPYAATHPAECFAVSVEAFFEIPHSLAAAHPEWYAALAAYFNVDPRQWLGSESEPDPIWNM from the coding sequence GTGCGGTATCGTTGGCTGCTTTGGCGTACCCAACTCGGCTTCCACGGCACGTTGCTGAGCCTTCTTGTGGGGGGCATAGCCGCTCTGGGATGGCTGAGCGGGTGGACTGCCCTGTATGGCCTAGCGCTCGCAACGGCTTTGTTGTACGGAGGGTGGCTCTATCGACGCTGGTTTCGGCTTAAGCGCGCCCTCGCACGCCCCTTTCCGGCACGGTGGCGAGCGCTCTTGGAGCGCATCCCCCTCTATGCGGGCTTGGGAGAAGAGGAGCGAGCCCGCTTTGAGACGCTTGTGCTGCTTTTTCTGGCCGAACATCGTTTCGAGGGGGTTGACGGCATAGAGCCCACCGATGAGCAGCGCTTGCTTGTGGCCGCTGGGGGGGCGGCGCTTCTGCTCGGGCGCCCCTATTGGAGCCTCCCCCGCACCCCCACTATACTCTTCTATCCCGGTCCCTTTGATGAACAGTTCCAGGTGCGCTCCCGAGCTCCCCTGTTGGGGCAGGTCTACGGCCAGGGGCCGGTGCTGCTGTCCCTGCCCGCAGTAGAGTCCGAGTGGTTCCAGCGCGACGGTCAGAACGTCGTCCTACATGAGCTGGCCCACCTGCTTGACCTCGACGGACAGGAGGCCGATGGCGTGCCCCGGCACCTAGAGCGCACCAGCATCGGACGCTGGCGGGCCCTGTTGGCAGAGGTCCGACAGAGGGTTCGCGAGGGGCGATCCCCGTTGCGCCCGTATGCGGCCACGCATCCGGCCGAATGCTTCGCCGTCTCTGTGGAGGCCTTCTTCGAGATACCCCATAGCCTGGCCGCCGCGCATCCGGAATGGTACGCAGCGCTGGCGGCTTATTTTAACGTCGACCCTCGCCAGTGGCTAGGTTCGGAATCGGAGCCTGATCCGATTTGGAACATGTGA
- a CDS encoding SCP2 sterol-binding domain-containing protein: MGDELFTQERLQRWCQALNASSEYREAARDWEGALALIAIQDGVERVAYLDLHRGTCRGARLASPQEAEAAAYVLVGDRQVWEQVLFSGLDPVLALMSGKLRLRKGNPLSLSRYMAAARLLAEVARWSLSSSG; the protein is encoded by the coding sequence ATGGGGGATGAGTTATTTACCCAGGAGCGCTTGCAACGATGGTGCCAAGCGCTCAACGCGAGCTCTGAATACCGGGAGGCGGCGCGCGATTGGGAGGGGGCGCTGGCTCTGATCGCCATTCAAGACGGGGTGGAGAGGGTCGCCTACCTGGATCTGCACCGGGGCACATGCCGGGGGGCACGTCTTGCCTCTCCGCAAGAGGCTGAGGCGGCTGCCTACGTGTTGGTCGGAGATCGTCAGGTCTGGGAACAGGTCCTGTTCTCCGGCCTGGATCCGGTTCTGGCTCTTATGAGCGGCAAGCTGCGGCTCCGTAAAGGCAACCCCTTAAGCCTATCGCGCTACATGGCCGCCGCGCGCCTGCTGGCGGAGGTGGCCCGCTGGAGCCTGAGCTCCTCAGGTTGA
- the rlmN gene encoding 23S rRNA (adenine(2503)-C(2))-methyltransferase RlmN, giving the protein MLEKTVSHSALLNLYGLSLSELEALMCAWGEPAYRGRQLFQWIYQKQAESFQAMSSLPKRLRERLAVEARLERIRLERLQRASDGTVKFLFRLRDGRAIESVLIPDFDESGAPKRLTVCVSSQVGCALRCAFCATGQMGFWRNLDPGEIVDQVAQLDRYARVHWGRAVTNVVYMGMGEPLQNYRNVLLSSQILCSELGLAIPNRHITVSTAGLARQIRQLADDGARFKLALSLHAPDDEKRSRIMPINKGNDLEALREALRYYYAKCRRRITYEYVLLRDFNDSEADARKLIQIARWVPCKINLLWYNPVPGAPFARTTPERLERFRQVLLSAHVTVTVRRSRGDDIEAACGQLAVREQAQRVDLTTPEKALTL; this is encoded by the coding sequence ATGCTCGAAAAGACCGTCTCGCATAGTGCCCTGCTGAACCTCTACGGGCTTTCCCTGTCCGAGTTGGAGGCCCTGATGTGTGCTTGGGGGGAGCCCGCCTATCGAGGACGACAGCTGTTTCAGTGGATCTATCAGAAGCAGGCCGAAAGCTTTCAGGCCATGAGCAGTCTGCCCAAGCGGCTGCGGGAGCGTCTTGCGGTCGAGGCTCGGTTGGAGCGCATCCGGTTGGAGCGCCTGCAGCGTGCCTCAGATGGCACGGTCAAGTTCTTGTTTCGGCTTCGGGACGGCCGGGCCATCGAGAGCGTGCTCATTCCGGATTTCGACGAAAGCGGGGCTCCCAAGCGGCTTACGGTCTGCGTGTCCTCCCAAGTTGGCTGCGCTCTGCGCTGCGCCTTCTGCGCCACCGGCCAGATGGGGTTTTGGCGCAACTTGGATCCGGGGGAAATCGTGGATCAGGTGGCGCAGCTAGACCGCTACGCGCGCGTCCATTGGGGACGGGCCGTGACGAACGTCGTGTACATGGGCATGGGGGAGCCGCTGCAAAATTACCGCAACGTGCTTCTGTCCAGCCAGATCCTCTGTAGCGAGCTCGGACTGGCGATCCCCAATCGGCACATCACCGTTTCGACCGCTGGTCTAGCGCGGCAGATTCGGCAGCTGGCCGACGACGGGGCGCGCTTCAAACTGGCCCTTTCGCTGCACGCCCCAGACGATGAAAAGCGCAGCCGGATCATGCCCATCAACAAGGGCAACGATCTAGAGGCCTTGCGTGAAGCGCTGCGCTACTACTACGCCAAGTGCCGGCGTCGCATCACCTACGAATATGTGCTGTTGCGGGACTTCAATGATTCCGAGGCCGATGCCCGGAAGCTGATTCAGATCGCCCGCTGGGTGCCGTGCAAGATCAACCTGTTGTGGTATAACCCGGTCCCTGGTGCCCCGTTTGCCCGCACCACGCCGGAGCGGTTGGAGCGTTTCCGGCAAGTGCTCCTGAGCGCGCACGTAACCGTGACGGTGCGCCGCAGTCGGGGGGATGACATCGAGGCCGCCTGTGGGCAGTTGGCCGTGCGCGAGCAGGCGCAAAGGGTGGACTTGACAACGCCGGAAAAAGCGCTAACTTTGTAA
- the rho gene encoding transcription termination factor Rho, with amino-acid sequence MDITELQAKKVTELYEIARELGIPGYTELRKQDLIYRILEVEAASKAGLLSQSTKKADEGSKPRVMRVPKSEVVGRAARRALEAPRELSPRERAEALFAPPSIERSADAKLSSSPPMEVLETEPGAPAELLAEPTPVETTLSPEPSGTREVRPGRERELEGMIFTEGVLEVMPDGYGFLRSPDYNYMPSPDDIYVSPSQIKRFGLRTGDTVAGYVRPPKEGDRFFAMLRVESVNGVPPERLRDRIQFDYLTPLYPHERLRLETTPGEYTTRIVDLFTPIGKGQRALIVAQPKTGKTILLQKIANAITRNHPEVYLIVLLIDERPEEVTDMERSVDAEVISSTFDEPAEKHIQVADIVLEKAKRLVEAGQDVVILLDSLTRLARANNVVVPHSGKILSGGIDSQALQRPKRFFGSARKVEEGGSLTIIATALIDTGSRMDEVIFEEFKGTGNCEIVLDRRLSDRRIFPAIDLLKSGTRREELLLDSAELSRVWILRKFLSEMNTVEAMEFLLEKMRGTKSNEEFLAIMNS; translated from the coding sequence ATGGATATCACAGAACTCCAAGCCAAGAAGGTAACGGAGCTCTACGAAATCGCCCGCGAGTTGGGGATCCCGGGCTATACGGAGCTTCGCAAGCAAGATCTGATCTATCGGATCCTGGAGGTGGAGGCTGCCTCGAAGGCGGGTCTTCTGTCTCAGTCGACCAAAAAGGCTGACGAGGGGAGCAAGCCCCGGGTCATGCGCGTGCCCAAAAGCGAGGTCGTGGGCCGCGCCGCACGGCGAGCGCTCGAGGCTCCACGGGAGCTGAGCCCACGGGAGCGCGCCGAGGCCCTTTTCGCTCCCCCTTCCATCGAGCGATCGGCCGACGCCAAACTGTCCTCATCTCCCCCCATGGAGGTGCTCGAGACGGAGCCCGGCGCGCCCGCTGAGCTCCTCGCGGAGCCCACTCCGGTGGAGACGACGCTCTCCCCGGAGCCCTCCGGGACGCGCGAAGTCCGCCCCGGAAGGGAGCGGGAGCTGGAGGGCATGATCTTCACCGAGGGCGTGCTCGAGGTCATGCCCGATGGCTACGGGTTTCTGCGCTCCCCCGACTACAACTACATGCCGAGCCCGGATGACATCTATGTTTCGCCCTCTCAGATCAAGCGCTTCGGGCTGCGGACCGGCGACACGGTAGCCGGGTACGTGCGCCCGCCTAAGGAGGGGGATCGCTTCTTCGCCATGCTTCGGGTCGAGAGCGTAAACGGTGTGCCCCCTGAGCGGCTGCGCGATCGGATCCAATTCGATTACCTCACCCCGCTTTATCCGCACGAGCGGCTGCGGTTGGAGACGACCCCCGGCGAGTATACAACGCGGATCGTGGACCTCTTCACCCCGATCGGCAAGGGGCAGCGCGCGCTCATCGTGGCCCAGCCCAAGACGGGCAAAACGATTCTGTTGCAGAAGATCGCCAACGCCATCACGCGCAACCATCCCGAGGTGTACCTGATCGTGTTGCTCATCGACGAGCGGCCCGAAGAGGTAACCGACATGGAGCGATCCGTTGATGCGGAGGTGATCAGCTCCACGTTCGATGAGCCGGCCGAAAAGCACATCCAGGTGGCCGATATCGTCCTGGAGAAGGCCAAGCGGCTGGTGGAGGCGGGTCAAGATGTGGTGATCCTGCTGGATTCTCTGACGCGCCTGGCCCGAGCCAACAACGTCGTCGTGCCCCATTCGGGCAAGATCCTCTCCGGCGGCATCGACTCGCAGGCGCTGCAGCGGCCGAAGCGCTTCTTTGGATCGGCCCGCAAGGTCGAGGAGGGGGGCTCACTTACGATCATCGCCACGGCTCTCATCGATACGGGCAGTCGGATGGACGAGGTGATCTTCGAGGAGTTCAAGGGGACAGGCAACTGCGAGATCGTCCTCGACCGCCGCCTAAGCGACCGGCGCATCTTTCCGGCTATCGACCTCCTCAAAAGCGGCACCCGACGCGAAGAGCTCCTGTTGGATTCGGCCGAGCTGAGCCGGGTCTGGATTTTGCGAAAATTCCTAAGCGAGATGAATACGGTCGAGGCCATGGAGTTTCTGCTCGAGAAGATGCGGGGCACGAAGTCCAATGAGGAATTCCTGGCCATTATGAATAGCTAG
- a CDS encoding PBP1A family penicillin-binding protein, with amino-acid sequence MGQRVPERYFLDPRYRHKGSSNPKRNRLYLWGAVGIAVLLGLLYMGYLISGLPSLKELENPESALASEVISVDGQVIATYYHENRTPVPLDSIAPAVIHALIATEDQRFYRHWGVNIWRTAQAALFTLLGNRQGGSTITQQLARNLYETVGKEVSIERKIREMLTAIQIERAYTKREILEMYLNTVDFGNNAFGIASAARVYFSKRPSELEPDEAALLIGLLKGTSYYNPVRHPERARMRRDLVLTQMHRNGYLSWPEYERYRQRPIALRYTPPSHTSGPYAHFAEYVRLQVRQWASKRGYNIYRDGLRIYTTLDTRMQRYAQRAVDSLLAMAQPALERQWGGPGLPLLWRTHPELLPSLIRQTEAYREALRDGQRPERALDSLLRLPRFVDSVKTYYTTLQAGFVALDPSNGHIKVWIGSKNYALDTYDHVYLARRQPGSTFKPFVYVAAIDNGYSPQYVYPNAPITFYNPDGTVRWQPRNAEGESSGEATTLRQALAHSYNMVTARLVADIGEERVAEYARRLGISSPLDVVPALALGTSDVTLLELTAAYATFANRGIYTKPLAILRIEDARGRILEEFQPERREALSEQTAYIMVDMMRDVINYGTGVRLRVSPPYGFGLTDLDLAGKTGTTQQHADAWFVAMTPNLVAGAWVGCNDRRVAFRDMSWGQGARLALPIVGRFLRYVYRDPEIGLPREVFTPPEHFTPPEDYGYAVDSVRSAALPPSGPSRPPSIPGRERRRVDW; translated from the coding sequence ATGGGGCAGAGAGTTCCTGAACGCTACTTCCTCGATCCCCGCTACCGTCACAAAGGCTCAAGCAATCCCAAACGGAATCGGTTGTACCTCTGGGGGGCGGTGGGGATCGCAGTACTGCTGGGGCTCCTGTACATGGGATACCTGATCTCTGGCCTGCCCTCGCTGAAGGAGCTGGAGAACCCCGAATCCGCCCTGGCCAGTGAGGTGATAAGCGTCGACGGGCAGGTGATCGCCACCTATTACCATGAAAACCGCACCCCCGTGCCGCTGGATAGCATCGCCCCGGCTGTTATCCACGCCCTCATCGCGACCGAGGATCAGCGCTTCTACCGGCACTGGGGGGTGAACATCTGGCGCACGGCGCAGGCCGCGCTCTTTACGCTACTGGGCAACCGACAAGGGGGAAGCACGATCACGCAACAGCTGGCGCGCAATCTGTATGAGACGGTCGGCAAGGAGGTCTCAATTGAGCGTAAAATCCGAGAGATGCTCACGGCCATCCAGATTGAGCGCGCCTACACGAAGCGCGAGATCCTGGAGATGTACCTGAACACGGTCGACTTCGGCAACAACGCCTTCGGGATCGCCTCAGCCGCGCGCGTGTACTTCAGCAAACGCCCCTCGGAGCTAGAGCCCGATGAGGCGGCTCTGTTGATCGGGCTGCTTAAGGGCACCAGCTATTACAACCCCGTGCGCCATCCGGAGCGGGCCCGGATGCGTCGGGATTTGGTATTAACCCAAATGCACCGCAACGGATACCTAAGCTGGCCGGAATACGAACGTTACCGACAGCGTCCGATCGCGCTCCGCTACACCCCTCCTTCGCACACCAGCGGCCCGTATGCGCATTTTGCTGAATACGTTCGGCTGCAGGTGCGCCAGTGGGCCTCAAAGCGGGGTTACAATATCTACCGAGACGGGCTGCGCATCTACACGACCTTGGATACCCGCATGCAACGCTACGCCCAACGGGCCGTGGACAGCCTTCTGGCCATGGCCCAGCCGGCCTTAGAACGCCAGTGGGGCGGACCCGGTCTACCTCTGCTGTGGCGCACCCATCCGGAGCTGCTGCCCAGCCTGATTCGACAAACCGAAGCCTACCGCGAGGCGTTGCGCGATGGACAGCGGCCAGAGCGGGCCCTGGACTCGTTGCTGCGGCTTCCGCGCTTTGTGGACTCGGTTAAAACCTATTACACGACGCTGCAGGCGGGCTTTGTGGCCCTAGATCCTAGCAACGGACATATCAAGGTCTGGATCGGCAGCAAAAACTACGCGCTGGACACCTATGATCACGTATACCTGGCGCGCCGTCAGCCGGGATCGACGTTTAAGCCCTTCGTGTACGTGGCGGCGATTGACAACGGCTACTCACCCCAATACGTCTATCCCAACGCCCCGATCACCTTCTACAACCCCGATGGAACGGTGCGCTGGCAGCCCCGCAACGCGGAGGGAGAGAGCTCCGGAGAGGCCACCACACTGCGCCAGGCCCTGGCGCATTCTTACAACATGGTCACCGCCCGCTTGGTGGCCGACATCGGCGAAGAACGCGTGGCCGAATACGCCCGCCGACTTGGGATCAGCTCGCCGCTCGACGTGGTGCCCGCCCTAGCGTTGGGCACTAGCGACGTGACGCTCCTGGAGCTCACGGCCGCCTACGCCACCTTCGCCAACCGGGGCATCTACACCAAGCCCCTGGCGATTCTGCGCATCGAGGACGCCCGGGGGCGCATCCTGGAGGAATTCCAGCCCGAACGCCGGGAGGCCTTAAGCGAACAGACGGCCTACATCATGGTGGATATGATGCGGGACGTGATCAACTACGGCACAGGCGTCCGGCTGCGCGTAAGCCCCCCTTACGGATTCGGGCTGACGGATCTGGACCTAGCCGGAAAGACGGGCACCACGCAGCAACACGCCGATGCGTGGTTCGTGGCCATGACGCCCAACCTGGTGGCCGGCGCCTGGGTGGGATGCAACGATCGTCGGGTGGCGTTCCGGGACATGAGCTGGGGGCAAGGCGCCCGGCTGGCCTTGCCCATCGTGGGCCGTTTTTTGCGCTACGTCTATCGAGACCCCGAGATCGGCCTGCCGCGAGAGGTCTTCACCCCGCCTGAACACTTCACCCCGCCAGAAGATTACGGTTACGCCGTCGACTCCGTCCGCTCTGCGGCCCTGCCGCCATCGGGCCCCTCAAGACCCCCTTCAATCCCGGGGCGCGAGCGCCGACGCGTGGACTGGTAA
- a CDS encoding cytochrome c family protein, whose protein sequence is MNWLKEHWQLALILLVSLGLGIGYCYQLQTNVGYAPKQPIPFSHKLHAGQYKIDCLYCHQTAEVSKHASIPSLYTCMGCHNVVATQKPTIQRLKEYYDKGEPIEWVRVHSLPDHSYFSHRWHVAAGISCQTCHGPVEQMDVVRQVNRLEMGDCMSCHRQTNYVPEERRAELARFDNLHLAAMFGKTNASTQCNTCHQ, encoded by the coding sequence ATGAACTGGCTTAAAGAGCACTGGCAGCTGGCCCTGATCCTGCTTGTCTCCCTAGGCCTGGGGATCGGGTACTGCTACCAACTGCAAACCAACGTGGGATATGCTCCCAAGCAGCCCATTCCCTTTAGCCACAAGTTGCACGCCGGCCAATACAAAATCGACTGTCTGTATTGCCACCAGACCGCTGAAGTGTCCAAGCACGCTTCCATCCCCTCGCTATACACCTGCATGGGCTGTCATAACGTCGTCGCCACGCAAAAGCCCACCATCCAGCGGCTAAAGGAGTATTACGACAAAGGCGAGCCGATCGAGTGGGTTCGGGTGCACAGCCTGCCGGATCACTCCTATTTCTCGCACCGCTGGCACGTGGCCGCCGGCATCAGCTGCCAGACCTGCCATGGACCGGTTGAGCAGATGGATGTGGTACGGCAGGTGAACCGGCTTGAAATGGGAGATTGCATGAGCTGCCACAGGCAGACGAATTACGTGCCTGAGGAGCGCCGAGCCGAGCTGGCGCGGTTTGACAACCTGCATCTGGCAGCTATGTTCGGAAAGACCAACGCCTCTACCCAGTGCAACACCTGCCATCAGTAG